A region of Thermococcus argininiproducens DNA encodes the following proteins:
- a CDS encoding amylo-alpha-1,6-glucosidase codes for MSVILSYNGAFVVTRENGDMKGTYDGFYIFDTRFLRGVRLKLNHHSVLIGAAQEGPRKAYSHFSIGDRAVLLRKREIRDDWTYREEFQLYNTSREIIELRIEYTFKVPIEDVFEVRKFGGEKIKRRVKRSFKEESEYLYLGKDKIERNLKLRTNLRREKNMLFAEVTLEPLQKEIFYVEFSPRISRDRLDVFLTEKSLNLPNVVSTNMTWLDRVFERAVEDLVALTAYTNHGMVPFAGIPYYACPFGRDSIITSWFLLPYYPQYAQGTLRFFAKIQGKKFDPLNEEEPGKIPHEFRFGELSHAKRIPFAPYYGTVDATPLYIILASEYLQWSGDKDLIEKLKPNLTAAVEWILRKLEEGGGYIRYKAGMLANQGWKDSKEGIPTEKGLPTKHPIALVEVQGYAYKALRDAALLELTFLDSKMLEREAKKLKKRFNKDFWTGNFYALALDGENNPSKVVSSNVGHLLFTGIAKYEKEISERLFEEDMFSGWGIRTLSSKEEAYNPFSYHNGSIWPHDNAIIALGLSLRREKEKVRILSEAVLKAAKLLPNAQLPELYSGLDSEYPLLCPRANAPQAWSAASVFAFLTALLGLRVDEKLIVDPSLPEGIRITTRVIFRGKSHWIKAKDKEVVRLEGRIF; via the coding sequence ATGTCAGTTATTTTATCTTACAATGGAGCTTTTGTGGTTACCAGAGAAAATGGGGATATGAAAGGAACCTATGATGGCTTTTACATCTTTGATACACGCTTTTTGAGGGGAGTTAGACTCAAGTTAAATCATCATAGTGTGCTTATTGGGGCTGCTCAGGAAGGTCCAAGAAAAGCGTATTCTCATTTTTCAATAGGGGACAGAGCAGTTTTACTGAGAAAAAGAGAGATAAGAGATGATTGGACTTATAGGGAGGAATTTCAGCTATATAACACATCAAGAGAGATCATAGAGCTTAGGATAGAGTACACATTTAAGGTTCCCATTGAGGATGTCTTTGAGGTTAGAAAATTTGGGGGGGAGAAAATAAAACGACGAGTCAAACGATCTTTCAAAGAGGAAAGCGAGTATCTCTATTTGGGAAAGGATAAAATTGAGAGAAATTTAAAACTAAGAACGAATCTTCGAAGAGAAAAGAACATGTTATTTGCTGAAGTGACTTTAGAACCTCTTCAGAAGGAGATTTTCTATGTTGAGTTTTCTCCTCGAATCTCAAGAGATCGGTTAGATGTTTTTCTTACTGAAAAAAGTCTTAACTTGCCTAATGTAGTCTCTACAAACATGACTTGGTTGGATAGGGTCTTTGAAAGGGCAGTAGAGGATTTGGTTGCTTTAACAGCATACACAAACCATGGCATGGTTCCATTTGCAGGGATCCCTTACTATGCTTGCCCATTTGGAAGAGACAGTATCATAACTTCTTGGTTCTTACTTCCATATTATCCCCAATATGCCCAAGGCACATTAAGGTTCTTTGCAAAGATCCAAGGAAAGAAGTTTGATCCACTTAATGAAGAAGAACCTGGTAAGATCCCTCATGAATTTCGTTTTGGAGAGCTTTCTCATGCAAAGAGAATTCCCTTTGCCCCTTACTATGGAACTGTAGATGCCACCCCACTTTACATCATCCTTGCTTCAGAATATCTACAGTGGAGTGGAGATAAGGACCTCATAGAAAAGCTTAAACCTAATTTAACAGCTGCTGTTGAGTGGATTCTGAGAAAACTAGAGGAGGGAGGAGGGTATATAAGATATAAGGCAGGGATGTTAGCAAATCAAGGATGGAAGGACTCAAAGGAGGGGATCCCTACTGAAAAAGGTCTTCCAACAAAGCATCCTATTGCCTTGGTTGAAGTTCAAGGGTATGCCTACAAAGCTCTAAGAGATGCTGCTTTACTTGAACTTACTTTCCTTGATTCAAAGATGCTCGAAAGAGAAGCTAAAAAATTAAAGAAACGCTTTAATAAAGACTTTTGGACTGGGAACTTCTATGCTTTGGCTTTAGATGGTGAAAATAACCCATCTAAAGTCGTATCTTCAAACGTAGGCCATCTATTGTTCACTGGCATAGCTAAGTATGAAAAGGAGATATCTGAAAGACTATTCGAAGAGGATATGTTTTCTGGATGGGGCATTAGAACTTTAAGTTCAAAAGAAGAGGCCTATAATCCATTCAGTTATCATAATGGGAGTATATGGCCTCACGACAATGCAATAATAGCTCTTGGACTTTCCTTGAGAAGAGAAAAAGAAAAGGTGAGAATACTTTCTGAGGCCGTGCTTAAAGCTGCAAAGCTTCTTCCCAATGCTCAACTCCCTGAGCTTTATAGCGGGCTTGACAGTGAGTACCCTCTCCTTTGTCCACGGGCAAATGCTCCTCAAGCTTGGAGTGCAGCAAGTGTTTTTGCATTTCTTACAGCGTTATTGGGTCTAAGAGTGGATGAAAAGCTCATTGTAGATCCCTCTTTGCCAGAGGGTATTAGAATCACTACTCGGGTCATATTTAGAGGGAAGTCGCACTGGATTAAAGCTAAGGATAAGGAGGTTGTTAGACTTGAAGGGAGAATCTTTTGA
- a CDS encoding ABC transporter permease: MRWRSVILVFPLAFLVLFFYFPLTSILKEGLWENGFTLRYILQVLSNSYHRRVIFFTFWQALASTLLTLLLGFPGAYIFAKYEFPGKGILKAILTVPFVMPSIMVALGFILLFGRVGIITQILGRDLGILYSWKAIILAHAFYNFPVVVRMVSSLWQRINPHYEEAAISLGARGFTLFRKVTLPMLMPAIFASSMLTFVFCFLSFSIPLILGGYQYATIEVDIFTSIMTLLDFKTGAALAIIQIFLSLIFMYLYLKSLDLYAKAEKQKVFREPVYLTFKKLISVRGLLIIFYSLVVFLFILSPLLAVIYHSFTYGGGFTLEWYKRVFSPEYNPIFGANSITAIRNSLLFGFSAVVLSTLLALSIAYIMYRWRFKGKNFFDAIVMLPLASSAITLGLGYIRAFHKPPLEFLGTWYLIVFAHTIIAYPFVLRSVSTSLKKINPNLKEAAMSLGVNELGAFLKVELPLAFGGIIVGAIFAFAMSIAELGATYMIYRPEYTTITIAIYRFLGSRQLGPASAMSVLLILVSTIAFIVIERTGEEIW, encoded by the coding sequence ATGAGGTGGAGAAGTGTAATCTTAGTATTTCCTTTAGCTTTCTTGGTACTCTTTTTCTATTTCCCTTTAACTAGTATATTAAAGGAAGGCTTGTGGGAGAATGGATTTACATTAAGGTATATTCTCCAAGTACTTTCAAACAGCTATCATAGGAGGGTTATATTTTTCACATTTTGGCAAGCATTGGCTTCTACACTCTTGACACTCCTTCTTGGTTTTCCAGGGGCTTACATATTTGCAAAATACGAATTTCCTGGAAAAGGTATTCTAAAAGCCATCCTGACCGTCCCCTTTGTGATGCCAAGTATTATGGTTGCTTTAGGATTTATTCTCCTTTTTGGCCGCGTGGGAATCATAACTCAGATTTTAGGAAGGGATTTGGGGATCCTTTACTCCTGGAAGGCCATAATTCTTGCTCATGCATTTTACAATTTCCCTGTTGTTGTTCGAATGGTCTCTTCCCTTTGGCAGCGCATAAATCCTCATTATGAGGAAGCTGCAATAAGCCTTGGGGCAAGAGGTTTCACACTCTTTAGAAAAGTAACTTTACCAATGCTCATGCCCGCTATTTTTGCTTCTTCTATGTTAACATTTGTTTTCTGTTTTCTAAGTTTTTCTATCCCCCTTATTCTAGGTGGATATCAGTATGCTACTATAGAGGTGGATATTTTTACCTCCATAATGACACTCCTTGATTTTAAGACTGGCGCTGCACTAGCAATAATCCAAATTTTCTTAAGCCTCATTTTTATGTATCTCTACCTTAAAAGTTTGGACTTATATGCAAAAGCTGAGAAGCAAAAAGTGTTCAGAGAACCTGTTTACTTAACATTTAAAAAGCTAATAAGTGTGAGAGGTCTGTTGATAATCTTTTATTCTCTTGTGGTTTTTCTATTTATATTATCCCCTCTTCTTGCTGTTATTTATCATTCTTTCACATATGGGGGTGGTTTCACACTCGAATGGTACAAAAGAGTTTTTTCTCCTGAATATAATCCTATATTTGGTGCAAATAGCATAACTGCAATTAGGAACTCTCTTCTGTTTGGGTTTTCTGCAGTAGTTCTATCAACGCTCTTAGCCCTGAGTATAGCATACATTATGTATAGATGGAGGTTTAAAGGCAAAAATTTCTTTGATGCTATTGTAATGCTCCCCCTAGCTTCTTCGGCAATTACACTTGGATTAGGATACATAAGAGCTTTCCATAAGCCTCCACTTGAGTTTCTTGGTACATGGTATTTAATAGTCTTTGCTCATACAATAATAGCCTATCCGTTTGTTCTAAGATCTGTTTCCACTAGCCTGAAAAAAATAAATCCAAACTTAAAGGAAGCTGCAATGAGTCTGGGAGTCAATGAACTTGGAGCGTTTCTAAAAGTTGAGCTTCCATTAGCATTTGGTGGGATAATTGTTGGGGCCATATTCGCTTTTGCAATGAGTATAGCTGAACTTGGAGCTACATACATGATTTATAGACCAGAATATACCACAATCACAATAGCAATTTATAGATTCTTAGGGTCTCGACAATTGGGTCCGGCTTCGGCAATGTCTGTACTCTTAATATTGGTTAGCACGATAGCTTTTATAGTCATCGAGAGAACGGGTGAAGAGATATGGTAA
- a CDS encoding ABC transporter ATP-binding protein: MVRVRLEGIKMSWEDFRLEIPHLEAKAGEFLTLLGPSGCGKTTTLRIIAGFERPEKGAVYFGERLMNNVPPYERNIGIVFQDYALFPHMNVFDNIAFGLKVRKIPRNEIEKRVVWALELVGLKGFEKRYPEQLSGGQQQRVALARALVIEPQVLLLDEPLSNLDAKIRERLRGEIKRIQRELGITTIYVTHDQEEAMAISDRIAVMNIGKVEQIGTPLELYYNPKTEFVAQFLGLSNILELRAVDGEACLGELCFNVGREGKVKIFFRPESVYIEEGKTGEIVSYELSPGRIRFKIDVEGKIIIAERFLSEIPFSIKNLPKRVGVRVKQFSIIG; the protein is encoded by the coding sequence ATGGTAAGGGTTAGGCTTGAAGGGATAAAAATGTCTTGGGAAGATTTTCGGCTTGAGATTCCCCATTTAGAGGCAAAAGCAGGAGAGTTCTTGACTCTTCTTGGGCCAAGTGGTTGTGGAAAGACCACAACGCTAAGAATAATCGCTGGTTTCGAAAGGCCGGAAAAAGGGGCAGTTTACTTTGGCGAGAGACTTATGAATAATGTTCCACCATATGAGAGGAATATTGGTATAGTTTTCCAAGACTATGCTTTGTTTCCCCATATGAATGTTTTTGATAATATAGCATTTGGGTTAAAAGTTAGGAAGATCCCTAGGAATGAAATAGAGAAAAGAGTGGTCTGGGCACTTGAATTAGTAGGACTAAAAGGCTTTGAGAAAAGATATCCAGAACAGCTTAGCGGAGGCCAACAACAAAGAGTGGCCTTGGCCAGAGCTCTGGTAATAGAACCCCAAGTTCTTCTTCTGGATGAACCTCTCTCAAATCTTGATGCAAAGATTCGTGAGAGACTTAGAGGTGAGATAAAGAGAATTCAGCGGGAGCTTGGGATAACCACAATTTATGTTACTCATGATCAAGAGGAAGCAATGGCAATAAGTGATAGAATTGCGGTGATGAATATTGGAAAAGTTGAACAGATTGGGACTCCATTAGAACTCTATTATAATCCAAAAACTGAGTTTGTAGCTCAGTTTCTTGGACTATCAAACATCTTAGAACTTAGAGCTGTAGATGGAGAAGCGTGTCTTGGAGAACTTTGTTTCAATGTTGGAAGAGAAGGAAAGGTGAAGATATTTTTTAGACCTGAAAGTGTGTATATCGAAGAAGGAAAAACCGGTGAGATTGTGAGTTATGAGCTTTCGCCTGGTAGAATAAGATTTAAAATCGATGTAGAGGGAAAAATAATAATAGCAGAACGCTTTCTAAGTGAAATTCCATTCTCTATCAAAAATCTACCAAAAAGAGTGGGAGTGAGAGTAAAGCAGTTTTCAATAATTGGATAA
- a CDS encoding PH domain-containing protein has translation MKEKLPKGVLENLAPDEEVLYAIRKKFSLEAKPKWLVVTDRRIIYIDEKILGRYELTAIPYEKLELVYTKVGKLYSEFLIKREDGSEIILPRMDKEEAKKAIGAIRDALNEIAVEPVLIERKKHLMSEEWIIHKPREIVSRGIRMEPRKAIIKQEDPLEKLKKLKELYDMGVLSQEEYEEKRKKLLEQI, from the coding sequence ATGAAGGAAAAACTTCCGAAAGGAGTCCTGGAAAACCTTGCCCCAGATGAAGAAGTTCTCTATGCAATAAGAAAGAAATTTAGTCTTGAAGCAAAGCCTAAGTGGCTTGTAGTGACTGATAGAAGGATTATTTATATAGATGAGAAAATTTTGGGGAGATATGAACTGACAGCAATACCGTATGAGAAGCTTGAACTAGTTTATACCAAAGTTGGAAAACTCTATTCCGAGTTTTTAATCAAAAGGGAAGATGGAAGTGAGATTATCCTACCAAGAATGGATAAAGAGGAAGCAAAGAAAGCAATAGGGGCCATAAGAGATGCATTAAACGAAATTGCTGTTGAACCAGTTTTAATTGAGAGAAAGAAACACTTAATGAGTGAAGAGTGGATAATTCATAAGCCAAGAGAAATCGTGAGTAGGGGGATACGAATGGAGCCAAGGAAAGCCATAATCAAACAAGAAGATCCACTTGAAAAGCTTAAAAAGCTCAAAGAACTCTACGATATGGGCGTACTCTCTCAAGAAGAATATGAAGAAAAGAGAAAGAAGCTTCTAGAACAAATCTGA
- a CDS encoding BtpA/SgcQ family protein has translation MNFERKVLIGMVHLKPLPGSYHYEDNFTEIIEHAISEARKIENTGFDAIMIENFNDVPFSKTVEPITVASMSVIAKAIKEEISLPLGINVLRNDAIAAYSIAYAVKADFIRVNVLSGVAYTDQGIIEGAAHELANLRKLLPSKIKIFADVHVKHAYHFGDFEEALNDTIERGLADAVIISGKRTGNEVNLEKLKISKELSSVPVLVGSGTTYENLPKLWKYADGFIIGTWIKKEGKTKNEIDAERARKIVELATKLRKNL, from the coding sequence ATGAATTTTGAAAGAAAGGTGCTCATTGGAATGGTTCATCTCAAACCTTTACCTGGTTCTTATCATTATGAAGACAATTTCACTGAGATCATTGAACATGCAATTAGTGAAGCGAGAAAAATTGAGAACACTGGTTTTGATGCCATAATGATCGAAAACTTCAATGATGTGCCTTTTTCAAAAACTGTTGAGCCCATAACTGTGGCCTCTATGAGTGTTATTGCAAAGGCAATTAAGGAGGAAATCTCACTACCCCTCGGTATAAATGTCCTCAGAAACGATGCTATAGCGGCTTATTCCATAGCTTATGCTGTAAAAGCCGATTTTATAAGAGTCAACGTCTTAAGTGGTGTAGCTTATACAGACCAAGGAATAATCGAGGGAGCGGCTCATGAACTTGCAAACCTCAGAAAACTCTTGCCATCGAAAATCAAAATTTTTGCTGATGTTCACGTCAAACATGCTTACCACTTTGGAGATTTTGAAGAGGCTTTAAACGACACTATTGAAAGAGGTCTGGCTGATGCTGTGATAATAAGCGGCAAGAGAACTGGCAACGAAGTAAATTTAGAAAAGCTTAAGATATCCAAAGAACTCTCAAGTGTTCCAGTTTTGGTAGGTTCCGGAACAACTTATGAGAATTTACCAAAACTGTGGAAATACGCGGATGGATTCATAATAGGGACTTGGATAAAAAAAGAGGGAAAAACTAAAAATGAAATTGATGCAGAAAGAGCAAGAAAAATCGTAGAGCTGGCAACAAAACTTCGGAAAAACCTTTGA
- a CDS encoding L-fucose/L-arabinose isomerase family protein, whose protein sequence is MLAVVTFTDPRKTSLSIERENALLEKHKKLVKDLEDSGFRVFDVNRALGKYESLKNGKNFGIDDKDEVIRASELIGSQHISGIILGLWHWTESNLVTLLAKETNKPLLLYTDDDPAWAGTTCITSVGASLWESNVNYYALHHTRLKGNVEKVKAWARAVEAISKLSRKSLLLWGAPYTLGMEHLMDDLPRLKRFVGDFLLFDQYLIIKKADSMFSDEKERIRVEEFFDWIHKNMDIKYDDTMLTPEVLRRQIAIYLAAKDIWEEYKGETAAVSIKCQPELSEVYGVTACLIPALFPFNRDAKGEKPVIPATCEGDIKGTISSALLFYLSGKPPLFGDIKYVDDDVVLVANCGASSLYYADLSEEPEKNLKATTIQPQCQGASGGALTYRTPSTLLTFARLIRKAGEYYLLYFIGESLEITDEMESKLRWGKQWPHTAIKNPLDKEKFLNVMGANHLSAVPGDFKSEIEFVAKLWGVKAIDLGNERDVELFLQSL, encoded by the coding sequence CTTGGAAAATATGAATCCTTGAAAAATGGTAAAAACTTCGGAATAGATGATAAAGATGAAGTAATTAGAGCCTCTGAACTTATAGGATCCCAGCACATCAGTGGCATTATTCTTGGTCTATGGCATTGGACTGAGAGCAATCTTGTAACTCTCTTAGCAAAAGAAACAAATAAACCACTTCTTTTATATACCGATGATGATCCAGCGTGGGCTGGAACTACTTGCATAACATCTGTTGGTGCCTCTCTTTGGGAAAGTAATGTAAATTACTATGCTTTGCACCATACAAGGCTTAAGGGCAATGTTGAAAAAGTAAAAGCCTGGGCAAGGGCTGTTGAGGCCATTTCGAAGCTTTCTAGAAAATCTTTACTTTTGTGGGGGGCTCCATATACCCTTGGAATGGAGCATCTTATGGATGATCTCCCAAGGCTGAAACGGTTCGTTGGGGACTTTCTTCTTTTTGATCAATATCTTATAATTAAAAAGGCGGATTCAATGTTCAGTGATGAGAAAGAAAGGATTCGTGTTGAGGAGTTTTTTGATTGGATCCACAAAAACATGGATATTAAATACGATGACACAATGTTAACACCAGAAGTCTTAAGGAGACAAATAGCAATATATCTAGCGGCTAAGGATATATGGGAGGAATATAAAGGAGAAACTGCTGCAGTCTCTATAAAATGCCAGCCAGAACTAAGCGAAGTTTATGGTGTTACAGCTTGTCTAATTCCAGCACTCTTCCCATTCAATAGAGATGCAAAGGGTGAAAAACCGGTTATTCCAGCCACGTGCGAGGGGGACATAAAAGGAACAATAAGCTCGGCTTTGCTTTTCTACTTAAGTGGGAAGCCACCTCTCTTTGGTGACATAAAATATGTTGATGATGATGTTGTACTAGTAGCTAATTGTGGAGCCTCCTCTCTATACTATGCAGATCTTAGTGAAGAGCCTGAGAAAAACTTGAAAGCTACTACTATTCAGCCTCAATGTCAAGGTGCAAGTGGGGGGGCCTTAACATATAGAACTCCATCAACACTATTAACTTTTGCAAGACTCATAAGAAAAGCAGGGGAATACTATCTTCTCTACTTCATTGGAGAAAGTCTTGAAATAACTGATGAAATGGAGTCAAAGCTACGGTGGGGAAAACAATGGCCGCATACAGCCATAAAGAATCCTCTCGACAAAGAGAAGTTCTTGAATGTTATGGGTGCAAACCATCTCTCTGCAGTTCCAGGGGATTTTAAGAGTGAAATAGAATTTGTGGCAAAACTTTGGGGGGTTAAGGCTATAGATCTAGGGAATGAAAGGGATGTGGAGTTGTTTTTGCAGTCTCTCTGA
- a CDS encoding glycoside hydrolase family 130 protein produces the protein MKGESFEKLFRIEGRNILVEPPEKLPRPIISPSEEGFDSRNTYNPAVIKERDSIVMLYRAESKDDKITGRIGLAISEDGINFLQHPEPVIEPEYKWESAGVEDPRVVKVGKTYYMTYTGYDRKTARLCLATSKNLLTWKKHGPIFGDFKYEKNNIEGWTKSGSILPEKLRDGEFRGKYIMYFGDSHIWMGVSKDLINWEYIEEPVLSPRKENFDNVLVEPGPPLVSMDEKILLIYNSAGKEEGTLKYRVGAAIFSKDDPREVIARTENPIMLPEYEWEIWGYVNNVVFLEGMVEHDGKILLYYGGADRYIGLAYWTTDL, from the coding sequence TTGAAGGGAGAATCTTTTGAGAAACTGTTTAGAATTGAGGGAAGGAACATCCTAGTGGAACCACCTGAAAAACTTCCACGACCAATTATCTCACCTTCAGAGGAAGGTTTTGATTCAAGGAATACATACAACCCAGCTGTTATCAAGGAGAGAGATAGTATTGTGATGCTATACAGGGCCGAGTCCAAAGATGACAAGATTACAGGCAGGATTGGACTTGCAATAAGCGAAGATGGAATTAACTTCTTACAACATCCCGAACCTGTCATAGAGCCCGAATACAAATGGGAAAGTGCAGGAGTAGAAGATCCTCGAGTTGTAAAAGTTGGAAAGACATATTACATGACCTATACAGGTTATGATAGAAAAACTGCCAGATTATGCTTGGCTACATCAAAGAACCTCTTAACATGGAAGAAACATGGGCCGATATTTGGAGATTTCAAATATGAGAAAAACAATATTGAAGGGTGGACAAAAAGTGGATCAATACTGCCTGAGAAGCTTAGAGATGGAGAGTTTAGAGGTAAGTATATTATGTATTTTGGAGATTCCCACATTTGGATGGGAGTTTCAAAAGACTTAATAAACTGGGAATACATAGAGGAGCCAGTTCTTTCTCCTAGAAAAGAAAATTTTGATAATGTTTTAGTAGAACCAGGCCCGCCCTTAGTTTCTATGGATGAAAAAATACTCTTGATATACAATAGTGCTGGCAAAGAAGAAGGAACATTAAAGTACAGAGTTGGGGCAGCGATCTTTAGTAAGGATGATCCAAGAGAGGTTATTGCACGAACTGAGAATCCTATAATGCTTCCAGAGTATGAATGGGAGATATGGGGTTATGTTAATAATGTGGTTTTCCTAGAAGGCATGGTTGAACATGATGGAAAAATCCTCCTCTACTATGGGGGAGCTGATAGATACATAGGTTTGGCATATTGGACAACAGACTTATAA
- a CDS encoding RNA ligase partner protein: MIRFILDTSIFVNPDIRNKFGENPTEAMKKFLEYAERLFGRVEFYMPPGIYKEVTHFVELEEVSPNIEIYIVKKPPNVHDIKIPAFVVYELIEDIRRRIDKGLRVAEKAVRESVVDSQNVNTIIQKLRRNYRKALREGIVDSKEDFELILLAKELDATIVSADVGILTWAQKMGIKWIDAARFKEVLDELIEKV, translated from the coding sequence ATGATTCGCTTTATCCTTGATACAAGTATTTTTGTAAATCCCGATATCAGAAATAAGTTTGGAGAAAACCCTACCGAAGCTATGAAAAAATTCTTAGAATATGCTGAGCGTCTTTTTGGGAGAGTAGAGTTCTACATGCCACCTGGAATTTACAAAGAGGTCACCCATTTTGTTGAACTGGAAGAGGTTTCTCCAAATATAGAAATTTATATTGTCAAGAAACCACCCAATGTTCATGATATTAAAATCCCTGCTTTCGTTGTTTATGAACTTATTGAAGACATACGAAGGAGAATTGATAAAGGACTCAGAGTTGCAGAAAAAGCCGTTAGAGAGAGTGTAGTGGATAGCCAGAACGTAAATACAATTATACAAAAACTTCGGAGAAATTATAGAAAAGCTTTAAGAGAAGGAATAGTTGATAGTAAAGAAGATTTTGAGCTTATATTACTTGCCAAAGAACTAGATGCCACAATAGTCTCTGCAGATGTTGGTATTCTAACATGGGCCCAGAAAATGGGCATTAAATGGATCGATGCTGCTCGCTTCAAGGAAGTTTTAGATGAGTTAATAGAAAAGGTCTAA
- a CDS encoding thiamine ABC transporter substrate-binding protein, whose protein sequence is MKKLAIILSLVLIATALGCINQQTQPTQTEEQKLVIYSYDSFEYLASEVIPKFEEKYGVKVELQLIGDAGEVLNRLILEKDSPRADLVIGIDNSLLAKAIEAGVLETYKPENIKLIPENLIFDPTFHLTPYDYGYIAINYREDMIQNPPKSLEDLTKPEWRGKLVIEDPRTSSPGAAFLLWTIAVYGDDGYLYYWQKLKDNDVYIVKGWTEAWTAFMNGEFPLVLSYATSPAATVYYDNITYVKAIAFEEGNYMQIEGAGIIKGAKNRELAKKFIEFMLTEEFQSAIPTNQWMYPVNPNVKLPEVFEYAVQPNEIKPVTLEPTYIKENFERWIKEWTALMVEGKSPEEIIKARA, encoded by the coding sequence ATGAAGAAGCTTGCAATTATTTTAAGTCTTGTACTTATAGCAACAGCACTGGGATGCATCAACCAACAAACACAACCAACCCAGACAGAAGAGCAAAAACTCGTTATTTACTCGTACGACAGCTTTGAATATCTTGCAAGCGAAGTAATTCCAAAGTTCGAGGAGAAATATGGAGTTAAAGTTGAACTACAGCTTATTGGGGATGCTGGAGAGGTACTAAACAGGCTTATCCTAGAGAAAGACAGTCCAAGGGCGGACTTAGTTATAGGCATAGATAACAGCCTTTTGGCAAAAGCTATCGAGGCAGGAGTCCTAGAGACATATAAACCGGAGAACATAAAACTCATTCCCGAAAACCTAATATTTGATCCAACATTCCATCTAACTCCTTACGACTATGGCTACATAGCAATAAACTATAGAGAAGACATGATCCAAAACCCACCAAAGAGTCTTGAAGATCTTACAAAACCAGAATGGAGAGGCAAACTTGTTATTGAAGACCCAAGAACAAGTTCTCCTGGTGCAGCGTTTCTACTATGGACAATAGCAGTTTATGGTGACGACGGATACCTCTATTACTGGCAAAAGCTTAAGGATAATGATGTTTACATAGTTAAGGGATGGACAGAAGCTTGGACAGCATTTATGAACGGTGAATTTCCTCTTGTGCTTAGCTATGCGACATCTCCCGCCGCAACAGTTTACTATGACAACATAACCTATGTAAAGGCCATAGCATTCGAAGAAGGCAACTACATGCAAATAGAAGGAGCCGGGATAATAAAAGGAGCGAAGAACAGGGAGTTAGCAAAGAAATTCATAGAATTTATGCTCACTGAAGAGTTCCAGAGTGCAATTCCCACTAACCAATGGATGTATCCAGTGAATCCAAATGTTAAACTTCCAGAAGTCTTTGAATACGCAGTACAACCAAACGAGATAAAGCCAGTGACTCTCGAGCCAACTTACATCAAAGAAAACTTTGAACGCTGGATCAAAGAGTGGACCGCACTTATGGTAGAAGGAAAAAGTCCAGAAGAGATAATAAAGGCTCGTGCGTGA